The segment ACATTCCACCTTCACTCTTACTTGACAAAAGCCACTTACTCCAAACGCCTCGGCAGAAACACTCCTCTCATTAACCTGCAAACCTGACAAAGCCACATTCCCCCagcattttccccatttcttccAACCTCTGACAATTCACCTGAGTCCAGATTTTGGGTGAATGACCCAAATTTTATTCCCGCATTTCTCAACTCTTTATGTATCCCCCCCATATCTCATCTCCCCGCAGCGTGGGCAGCAGCTTCCTTTCGGATCAATGAATTTTGGACCCCCCCGTGCAGCCgagccccccaaatcccgcGGGGCGTGCTgacctgggagcagcaggaggagcccgagcaggggatggatggacGGGAGCAGCATCTCGGAGCCTCTGGCCATGCCGGGAGGGACCGGCCCGATCCGCCCGCCCGGGCCGCCTCTCGCTCGGCTTCCTGTGGAAGAATGGCAGGAAACGGGCTGGATCCACAGGGGAACTGTGTTTTTCAGCCCATTATGGCCGGGGAGGATGTGAGACATCGCTCACCGGCGGCAGAGGAAACCTCGCCGGGCTTTGCCGGGGATCGGGCTCCCGGCACGGAGGGATGCCCTGCTCCGGGcctccttggggttttttgggaggtgTTTTGGGTGTGGtgggctgtgccccaggtcCCATTCCCCAGCATCAGCCTCCCTGgggtgagagctgctggaggagcctcCCCGCCAGCTGAGAGGGGGTTTCTTACACATCCATGAGGAATTTAGGAACAATGCTCCTTGTGGGGTCAGGGTAGCTTAGCAGCTGGGCCtgccctgttccctgtgccTCCCTGGGGAGCTTCAGCGATTCTGGAGACATGCCAGCTTTGGGGTGGTGGCTTTGGGACATGCCAGCTTTGGGGCGATGGCTTTGGGGTGGTGGCTTTGGGATGCTTCTCTTCAGGAGCTTCCTtgctcctcccctcccttcaggacacagcacacactgggCCATCCCCAGTCCCTGGAGAAGGGGAGGAACTGGAAAACTGGGCTGGTTctgccccatccagcctgagGGGTTCAGGAATTTGGTTTCTTGGCCCTGACCTTGTGTTGTGCTGGTCGTGCCTGTGCCAGTGTGAACTCCAGAGGTTCTGATTTATCATGCTGGATGTCAGTGGTGtgtgcaggaggagaagcaTTCTAGTGTCCCCACCTAGGAAAGGCTCCTGTGTCCTTCTTGGGGAGGCTGTGTGGGTGTTCAGGATGCAAAGCCAGAGGATTCTGTCTCCTGGTCTGAGGGGCTGgtccagccccttcccacagccccccaaaaGCCACAGAGCCTGAGCCAAAGGCAAAGGAGATTGTCCTTCACTGCAGggagtgctgccagcaggatccttcttcccacagctggcagacagcagcaggactgcaggGAATGATCCCCCTGTGCATGGCACAGCTCTCACATTCCCTGGGTCTCTTCCAAGCCCTCCAAGCCCCCAGCAGGcccacagctcctccacagCAGCCTTTGCTGGGACAAagcccctgccagcagctcccccatCCTTTTGTCCCTTGCACAGATGTGATGCTCAGAGATTATGCTGTAGATTAAGGTTTTACTGAATCCTGAAATGAGTGCAAATACCCAGAAGCTCACACGCACTTAAATCTCTTCTGGATGCTCGGCTGGATGGTGGAAAAGGCACTTCCCACCCTGTCCTCCCAGATATTCACCCCAGCCTGTCTGCTGAGAGCCTGCAGGTAAGGGCagtggtgttttggggtggaAGGATGGGAAGATGTGTTTAGTAATGGCTGAAACTCCTAGGGATCCATGTTTTGTGCTCTGTGATGTGCTCAAGGTCACTCCTGGGGCAGAGGGTGTGCCATGGGCAAGGGGGATGTACCTGTGAGAGGGGAGGGATGCGCCAGCCCTGATCTGGCACTGCCTCCTGCTTGTGACccccagcagctcacacagtcctttaggctggaaaagcctcCAAAATCATTGAATCCACCACGGAATTGGGGCCCCAGAGCATCCAGAGCTCCCCAAGGACCCACCCCATAGCCGTGCtggcttctgcagcagcaggacccccGGCAGGGACCGTCACCCCCgggctgtgccatccctggggacagagcccggggaCAGCGGGCTGTGCGAGCAGCTCACACCACAAGGGGGTTTGTTGCACCCGTGCCCTCACCACACTCCAATTTCACGCCCCGCCGGGAGGTTTCCTGGAGCCggagggggaaggggggaggAGGGCGCTTGTCCCCAGACAAGGGGCCCTTGTCCCCAGCGGGACAGGAGGGTGGCGGCAGGGCCGGGATGTGTGCCCGTGTGCCGGGGatcccggcggggccgggccgtgACGTGGCAACTTCCGAGGTGAGTCCGGCTGCACCTGGGGCGGAGAGCCGGGCAGCTCGCCCTgccgccccggcccgccgccGGAGGGGATGATTGCCGGGCAGCAGGGACGCCCAGGTACCcgaggggctggcagggctctccttcccccttccccatcGCCTGCCCCTCCCGGGCTGGCTTTGTCTCCGGCGGGGATGAGTGGCGGGGTTGGGTCCCCCGGGGTTTGCTCCTGGATCGGCGccgtggggctgggggcggagaggggagggcagggggtcCCCACCAGAGCCAGGCGTGGCTCAGGATGAGGGGATGCAGGGCATTGCCTCACCCtacaaaccccaaactccagCACCAGCATTTCCCCCGAGGGAGGGGACACCCGGGGATcatccatcccattccctggcAGCTGCGAGAGGGCGGGGGGTGAGGGCAGGGGATGAGGGCAGGGGAATGAGGGAGGGGATGAGGGCAGGGAATGCGGGCAGGGGATGAGGGAGGGGATGAGGGCAGGGGATGAGGGCAGGGGATGAGGGCAGGGGTGAGGGCAGGGGTGAGGGCAGGGGGTGAGGGCAGGGGATGAGGGCaggggtgagggaggggatgagggcagggggtgagggcaggggtgagggagggggtgagggcaggggatgagggaggagatgagggcagggggtgagggcaggggatgagggcaggggtgagggcaggggatgagggcgggggtgagggcaggggtgagggcagggggatgagggcaggggatgagggcaggggatgagggcaggggatgagggcagggggtgagggcagggggtgagggcaggggagggcaggggtgagggcaggggatgagggaggagatgagggcagggggtgagggcaggggatgagggcaggggagggcaggggtgagggcagggggtgagggcaggggatgagggcaggggatgagggaggagatgagggaggggAATGAGGGAGGGGATGAGGGAGGGGATGAGGGCAGGGGATGAGGGCAGGGGGTGAGGGCAGGGGGTGAGGGCAggggatgagggaggagatgagggcAGGGGATGAGGGCAGGGGATGAGGGCAGGGGATGAGGGCAGGGGATGAGGGCAGGGGGTAAGGGCAGGGGGTAAGGGCAGGGGGTGAGGGCAGGGGATGAGGGCAGGGGGTGAGGGCAGGGGGTGAGGGCAGGGGTGAGGGCAGGGGGTGAAGGCAGGGGATGAGGGCAGGGGATGCGGGCAGGGGATgcgggcagggaggggctgcgCTCGCTGCTcaccccgtgtccctgtgccaggtgcCCCCCGTGAGCCATGAACGCCTCGGTGGCCGGCAGCCAGCTGCGACAGCCGCAGGACGTGGCCGCCGCCACTCCCGTGTCCATCGTGCGCAGCGCGGCCAAGCGCTCGGACGCGCTGCCCGTCATCTCGGGGATCGTGGTGCTGTTCGTGCTGCTGGCCGTGCTGATCGTGCTGGCCGTGCACTTCGGGCCGCAGCTGCGCACGCTGCAGGTCACGCTGTACCACGAGCCCATGGCCCAGCACTCGGACAGCGTGCTGCTCACCCGCTGGGCGCCGCTGGATTCCCTCGGGAAGCCGCCCTCGGCCGGGGTCAcctgccactgctcctgcagccatcaCCTTCCCCACGGCGGCGCTGAGCCCAATGTCATCGAGATCACCTACCTGTGACACCGCCCTGGCCACCCGGGCCGGGCTCGGGATGTGTCCCGCTGGAAAAGCTGCCATGGGATCTTCGTGTGTGCCGGGACTCgctgctgctcacagacacAGGCTGCACCGCCCCAGAGCCGTGTCTGGAGAGGTCAGCAGGGACATTCAGGGTCCCTGCACCACCCCTGGAAACTGCACCGCCCCAAAACCGTGTCtggagagctcagcagggacatTCAGGGTCCCTGCATCACCCCTGGAAACTGCATCACCCCAGAGTTGTGTCTGACCTCTGGAGAGCTCAGCTAGGACATTCAGGGTCCCTGCATCACCCCTGGAAGCTGCATCACCCCTGGAAGCTGTATCACCCCAGAGCAGTGTCTGGAGAGCTCAGCCGGGATATTCAGGGTCCCTGCATCACCCCTGGAAGCTGCATCACCCCAGAGCCGTGTCTGACCCCAAGAATGCTCAGCCAGGACATTCAGTGACCCATCACCGGCCCCCAAAAATCCAGCCCAGGGGTGCCACTGttcccaggcaggagctggatcccagcccaggctctggaGCCAGCTCAGCCTACGTGGGACAGCTTCAGCCTCTCTTCTGGTTTTACCTGCCCTGGTTTTACCTGTCCCACGCTGCTGGGagtggccagcagagctgcctgggtccttgccccagctggggagctctggggctgtgctcagcccctggcagtTGCTGGAAGTTGCATCATCTGGAATTGCTTCCCAGTGAAAGATATTTCCACACTCACAATGTCCTTGTCACACTGTTTATATGGCACGGAGAAGTTTCCAGCCCCTCTTTGCCTGATGCCACAGCCCCGTTTCCCTCACTGGGGGGCTGGAACACCATCCTGCCGtgccagcccccccagcccctggggcacccagccagggagagcggggcagggatgcagctcctgAGCCCGGGTGGGTggggccagggccaggggaCAACGTGTCCTGTCCCCAGTGGATGTGACTCAGCAGAGGCAAGAGGGGTGGTAATGGCACATCACAGCTGGCTGAACATCTGGAGGGGAagctcagggcagagcctgcagcgTCTCTGTGCAAAGGGATGGGGGGACCTGAGGTCACCCTCACTGTGGTCACTCCCTGTGGTCACTCTCACTGTGGTCACTCCCTGTGGTCACTCACTGTGGTCACTCTCACTGTGGTCACTCCCTGTGGTCACTCACTGTGGTCACTCCCTGTGGTCACTCCCTGTGGTCACTCTCACTGTGGTcatctctctgtccccatccctggctgctgtcccaAGGTGGGGTTGTGCATGCTCAGTGGGGTGTGTTGAGGTGGCTCTGTCACCCTGGGGAGAGTCTTGTTGGGGTGGTACAGAGGGACCAGGGGAGGTGAAAactgagccctgcaggctcCTGGGGTGTCAGATCATGGTCCCTGTTCAGCCCTGGGGTGTCAGAGCATGGTCCCTGTTCAGCTCTGGGGTGTCAGAGCTGGTCCCTGTTCAGCTCTGGGTGTCAGGACATGGTCCCTGTTCAGCTCTGGGTGTCAGAGCTGGTTGCTGTTCAGCTCTGGGATATCAGATCATGGTCCCTGTTCAGCTCTGGGGTGTCAGAGCTGGTCCCTGTTCAGCTCTGGGTGTCAGATCATGGTCCCTGTTCAGCTCTGGGTGTCAGATCATGGTCCCTGTTCAGCTCTGGGATATCAGATCATGGTCCCTGTTCAGCTCTGGGTATCAGATCATGGTCCCTGTTCAGCTCTGGGTGTCAGAGCTGGTCCCTGTTCAGCTCTGGGATATCAGATCATGGTCCCTGTTCAGCTCTGGGATATCAGATCATGGTCCCTGTTCAGCTCTGGGTGTCAGAGCTGGTCCCTGTTCAGCTCTGGGTGTCAGATCATGGTCCCTGTTCAGCTCTGGGATATCAGATCATGGTCCCTGTTCAGCTCTGGGTGTCAGATCATGGTCCCTGTTCAGCTCTGGGATATCAGATCATGGTCCCTGTTCAGCTCTGGGTGTCAGATCATGGTCCCTGTTCAGCTCTGGGATTTCAGATCATGGTCCCTGTTCAGCTCTGGGGTGTCAGAGCTGGTCCCTGTTCAGCTCTGGGATATCAGATCATGGTCTCTGTTCAGCTCTGGGTGTCAGAGCTGGTCCCTGTTCAGCTCTGGGTGTCAGATCATGGTCCCTGTTCAGCTCTGGGTGTCAGATCATGGTCCCTGTTCAGCTCTGGGTGTCAGATCATGGTCCCTGTTCAGCTCTGGGTGTCAGAGCTGGTCCTTGTTCAGCTCTGGGGTGTCAGAGCTGGTCCCTGttcagctctgggctctctgctgctggaggctctgGGATCTCTTCAGTCCCAGTTTCTCCTCCTATGGtgtctgcagtgcctggggagggagcagcctcTGAGATCCCCcacctttatttatttattaggaTTTATTCTGCTGGACAGCCCCAGAAACCAGGATTCTGCTCCCACTCTGGAAAAGCCAGGTCTGTGTCTGCCctcagagccctggcacagatccctgtgggcacagctggaccaGAGATGGGCTTTACCtgttcctccagctgctggaggtaTTCATGCCATGGCAGATGCTCCAGGATCTCTACTCTCACTTATTTCCCaccattttcttgctttcaaGCTGGGTAGTGGTTGGATTTACTGGAAACGTTTTGTCTCCAcaacaaatataatttatatgaCTTTTTGGGAGGgttgtttctgttttgaattCGTTCCCATTtgtttcccagggctgggggcattATCAGCTCTCTCACCCATGGTAGAGGAGATAAGGGCTGTTCCAGTGAAAATTGTGGAGTCCTGCTCCCCTTTCCATGTCAAAAGAGGGATTCATTTGCAAAGTGTGCATCCCTAACAGCACCCCTGAGGAGATAACCACCTCTAGGGACTTTTCCTAATTAATAATTAGTTAAGGTGCccatacagctgtggctgcccctggatccctggaatgtccaaggccaggttgggcactggg is part of the Oenanthe melanoleuca isolate GR-GAL-2019-014 chromosome 13, OMel1.0, whole genome shotgun sequence genome and harbors:
- the SMIM33 gene encoding small integral membrane protein 33 codes for the protein MNASVAGSQLRQPQDVAAATPVSIVRSAAKRSDALPVISGIVVLFVLLAVLIVLAVHFGPQLRTLQVTLYHEPMAQHSDSVLLTRWAPLDSLGKPPSAGVTCHCSCSHHLPHGGAEPNVIEITYL